The genomic region tcgaaaACGGATTAATTTAAGGCAAAGATGAATAATAGAAGCATGAAGACATATAGCTGCGCATGGAGAGATTCTCGCGTCTTTGTTCTGCGGGTCGTATGCATGTCTGTCTGATATTGGCTTTTGTGTTTCACATAAGTGACGTGACTTTGCTCTTGTTTAGGAAAGTTAGTGGCCCCACCACTAATTATTTTAATAGGCATTGTTGTTGTATCTTGCGGTGGGACTTTTGAGGTAAGATACATTGTTTATTGTGGGATTTGTATtaggaaattattaaataatttCTTATTAGCTTATTTCTTAATTAGACTATATATTTTATCTTGGatggaataaatatataaagacccGAGTTTTATTttaggttaattaagagagagagatttgagagcacaataaagaggatcgatttgtgaggttccttctgaagaagaaaactcagtttgttccgggctctattattggtgttcgtctgtctttgaagatcggaggagtttgttcagatcttggtaggcctcaagattatttttccttcgtcttattggggtagtctcttttgttcctttgagactactatttttgttggtagaatagggtatacttttggctcacatcgagcgcgtgtgtaccggtctactgttgtactattttctccactatagtgaaatttgatctcctcgcatctttgtgtcaactttatttattgttcttatcgcctTATCAATTAACTATTTGGGTAAcggacgcctccgttacaacataATTTAACCAACAGCAGAGAATAACATAGAGATAAGAATGTTTGCCGAAAGTAATTGGAGATAGTTAACGGAAGATGTTTATTTAGATTTCTTTGTTTCTGATGGACAAAAGCTCCTTTACTCCCTACCTGTGCTACCTGCAAAACGACCATTCCTTTCTATGGTTTTCAGAGTAAACATCTTAAAATAAACCATGTCCAATAATGTATTCACTGTtgtccattttttttttgtttccaggCATCCTATCTAAATCTGTCGGACACTACTTTCAAGGTACGTTCTCTTCTAGGTTTTTTCTTGTTACTGGTTATAATATTGACTGTTTGCCTCTACTGTAATATTTCAGTTGCTTTCACTTTACATTTTTAACCAGTTTAGTTGCCCCTCTACAAGTTAGCTTAGTGTAAGGATGTAATCAACTTATAAAATGTACACCATTGTTGTTAAGGACTTAAGGGTTACTTTGCCAGACAATTTTGATCACAACTTCTGGGTCTGCATGCGAACTCAAAGCCAGCTGAAGCAAGTTCTGAACTGCCCAGACCTTTCCAGTAACTGGCAGTAGGCCTAGTAGCTGTAAATTTGAAGGTGCGCTTGGATTGTGGGATTTAGAGGggaagggaggggagggaaattCGATCCTTTTATTTCTCTCCTCTAAGCCAAATTATTTCCCTCCAACAAAGAAAAtatttggagggaaaatcacctcctccattctccctccccttacctactctccctttcccttccctccttccgcCCCCTCCCTTTATTTGTCTCTTATTTTGatatccaaacaaggcctaagGCAAAGAACGACGACTCAGGGAAACCAGAAAAGGATTCGTGAATTTTAGAAATCAACCCACTGTTCAAAATATGCAACGTACTACTGTACGATTGTCATGTATGTGCTGTCATGGCATTAAACTGTCAAAGCATTGATGTTTAATACCGTCTTCACAAATTAAATGTAATCCCCTCAGCGCACCTTGTCCCCTTCTAAAACTAAACTTGCACTCTTCTTGGCTGAAAGGGGAGCTTTCGTCATAGATTAATGACCGATCATGATCACTACGTAGTAGAGCAAATTGTGTTACACAACATTCTCCATTCTTCACATGTGATTAACATGGTAGGATCTTTGGAGGAAGTTGCCAGTAACTCGCACTCTTTTTCCTTGGCACAACACCATGCAATTCAGCCTGACAAGAGATATCTCGAAGGAACTTGGCATTGAAAAATTAATGAAGTTCAAGGCAGGACGACTTGTAGTACATATCAGTTGATTCCTCGATTTTCATGAATGACTCGAGTGTAAGTTTTTATAGTCTAAAACAACATGTTCTAATCTCATAATGAACATGTATAAACTGAATGCGGAAGCGATAAAAGAGATCGATTACttacctccagccattgcttgaAATGATCCGTCTTAATAAATAACCCAATTCCTTATGCCCCAAATCTGACTTGGCTTCCAAACCCTCAGCCTCACAATTTAGATGGTGTATTTTCTTAATGAGGTAGACTTGGTGAACCTTAATCAGAATAAATATGTTCCCCTTATATAGACTCTTGCCATCAAAGAGTCAATTGAAACGATTTCTAAATTGTGAGTGGTAACTTATGGGAGACAATAGTGGAAACAAAATCCTAGGTAAATTCCACCATACAATGGACCAtcttaatttccataaaataacttaattaaatattaatataatacttaTTTGATTTATGGAAATAtcttacattctcccacttggtccATTTAACAAGAGACACAACATATGGATCATGGCGACGAATTCTCTTAGAGTAAGAATTAATCTTCCATGTATCACAATATATCAAGTCACTCACACCACACACATTTAACTTAATGAGTAAACCCCATGTTTACTCGAGGTTCAAACAAAATGATATTTCTCAACATAACTTTAATAAATATGCGCATATAAATCCAAAAGAGAaaatatccaacttaataaaagttTCTTACAAAAACTTAATGAATGTACTACATAATGGAACCAAGTCCCATTCTCACTACATGATCCTTGAAAGTCTTAATTGGCATGCCTTTAGTCAATGGATCTGCAATCATCAACTCTGTGCTAATGTGTTCGATgatcactttcttttcctgaacacGCTCCTTTATGGCTTGATACTTTATGTCGATATGTTACTTCGACTTCGACTTTTATTATTCTTAGCCATAAACACAACAGTTGAATTATCACAATACATTCTTAGCGGCTTACAAATAGAGTCAATAACTCTAAGGCAAGATATGAAACTTTTCAACCAAACACCATGTGAGGTAGCCTCAAAACAAGATACGAACTCAGCCTCCAAAGTAGAAGTAGCCGTCAAGGTTTTCTTCACACTCCTCCATGACACAGCTCCATCGGCAAGCATAAACACATATCCTGATGTGGATTTACGTGAATCTATGCAACCAGCGTAGTCAGAGTCGGAGTAACCTACTACTTCAAGATTCTCAGTCCGTCTAAACATAAGCATGTAATCCTTAGTACCTTAAAGGTATCTCAACACTTTCTTTGCGGCCTTCCAGTGATCAAGACCTGAGTTACTCTGATATCTTCCTAACACTCCAACCGCATATGCAATGTCGATGCAGTACGGACACGAGCATACATAATGCTACCAACAATTTGAAGCATATGGAATATTCTTCATTTGTTCCTTTTCAATGTCATTCTGGGGCCTTTGGTCCAAGCGAACCGGTCACCTTTCACAATTGGTACTACACTTGGTGAACAATCTTTCATCCTGAATCTTTCAAGTACTTTATATAGGCCTCTTGAGACAACCCCAAAATGCCTcgagatctatctctatggatcttaatgccaatgACATAAGATGCCTCACCCATATCCTTCATATCAAAATTACTTGAAAGGAATTGTTTTACCTCATGTAGCAACCCTTTATCATTGGTTGCTAGCAAAATATCATCCACATACAACACTAGAAAACAAACTTTACTCCCACTGACCTTAAGATATATACATTGATCCATTATATTTTCTTCGAAACCGAATGAAGAAATAACTTCATGGAATTTCTTATACCATTGGCGGGAAGCTTGTTTTAAACTGTATATGGACTTATTTAGCTTACAAACCAAATGCTCACCATCTTTAGAGAAGAATCCTTCAGGTTGTTTCATATAAACCTCTTCCTCTAAATCACCATTGAGAAATgttgttttcacatccatctgatgtaactcgtaatcaaaatgagctactaatgTCATGACAATTCGAAAAGAATATTTCTTTGATACAGGAGAAAAAGTCTCTGTGTTCTCAATTCCTTCTCTTTGAGTGAATCCTTTAGCAACAAGTCTTGCCTTATGTCTCTCGATGTTGCCAAGTGAAGCTCTTTTAGTCTTATAGACCCACTTGCACCCAATGGGTTTTACACCATTAGGCAATACAACGAGATCCCAAACTCCATTAGATGCCATATAATTCATCTTATCTTTCATAGCATTCATCCATAAGTTAGAATATGTAGAACTTACGGCTTGTGAAAACGACATAGGATCATTATCAACTCCAACATTATAATCCAATTCTtgtagatatacttcatagtCATCAGGAATAGCCGATCTCCTTTCACGAATAGATCTTCTTAATGGAACTTGTTCATCCTCATGGTGAACCTCTTCCTCATTATGATCTACCATAttttgatcgacattttgtggAATTTCTATCACTGGTTGTGTAACACTCGATGAACTTGAGGAGTGTGAATGACAACCAATCTGTCACTTGAATCAGAGGGTGGAACTTCATGATGATCCCTCTCTAGGACAATGTCCTGAATTAGGTCACTCCCACTGATCAAGTCATTCTCAAGAAATTTAGCATTTCTTGATTCCACAATCCTTGTACTATGAGATGGACTATAAAACCTATAACCCTTAGACTTTTCGGCATATCCAATGAAATACCCACTAATAGTCCTTGGATCAAGTTTCTTTTCTTGCGGATTATACACTCTCACTTCCGACGGGCATCCCCAAATGCGTATATGTCTCAAACTCGGTTTCCATCCTTTAAATAGCTCAAAAGGTGTCTTAGACACAGCCTTGGAAGGAACCCGATTTAATATATACGCTGCCGTCTTAAGAGCATCAACCCACACAAATGAAGGAAGTTTAACATTACTTCTCATACAACGCACCATCTCAATTAATGTCCTATTTCTTCTTTCTGCTATAACATTCTGATCTGGAGAACCAGGCATAGTGTATTGGGCAACAATCCCATGCTCTTGAAGAAATTTAGCAAATAGACCAGGTGCTTGTCCGTTCTCAGTGTATCTACCATAGTATTCACCACCTTTATCAGATCTCACAATCTTAATGCGCTTACCGCATACATTCTCTACTTCAGCCTTAAACAATTTAAAGGCATCAAAAGATTAATCCTTAGAACGAAGTAAGTAAAGATACATATAACGTGAGTAATCATCAATAAAGgtgataaaatattttggatCATTAGCGTTCATGTCCGGACAACAATATCCGTATGTATGATTTCTAATAGGCTAGAACTCCTCTTTGCACCTTTCTTAGACATGTTAGTTTGCTTACCCTTAATCCAACTAACACAAGTATCAAAATCAGTAAAGTCTAAAGTATCAAGTTCTCCATCTTTTACTAATTTTTTTACCCTCTCAATGGAGATATGTCCCAATCTCCGGTGCCACAAAATAGAGGAATTCTCATTCATAATACAACGTTTTAAACCAGCATTGACATACATAGAATTATAAGTAATATTATTTTGCAGTTCAAGATGATATAAATTATCAGACAAAATACCATAACCAATAATTTCAGAATTTCCGAGAATACTGAATCCAGAGTCtgaaaaattaaaggtaaaacccAAAGGTACAAGTCTTGATACTGAAATCAAATTTCTAGAGAAATTTGGAACATAAAATGTCTTttccaaatgcaaaacaaaaccaCTACTTAATATTAAGCTGCATGTCCCAATGGCCTCCACATGTAAACTAATCTGGTTTCCTGAATAGATTGAAAGTTCACTGCCCACTGGTTTCCTTAGGTTTGCCATACCTAGCAAGGTATTCGAAACATGGATTGTAGTTCCAGAATCAATCCACCATGTATTATGATTAACATTAACCATATTAGATTCATAATAAACAAACGCATGAAAACTATCTTTCTTCTTTAGCCAAGCCTTAAACTTAATGGAGTCTATCTTCATGTATCCCTACTTTTTACAGAAGAAACACATAGACTCCTTCTTAATGGCTGGCTCAGCTGAAATCTTTCCCTTACCCTTGTCTTTAGTGTGATCCTTTTGCCTCTTTGAAGAAGAAGCAACAGTAAGGTTCACCTTTTCACCTTCCTCCATTAATAATCTGCCCTCCTCTTGAACACACATGGCCATAAGTTCATTAATTGACCATTTATCCTTATGTGTGTTGTAAGAGATCTTAAAAAGAGCATATTTTGGAGGAAAAATGCATAAAATGAAGTGCACAAGGAAAGAGTCAGACATGGTAACTTCCAAAGTCGTAAGTTGAGCTGCAATATCCCTCATGCGCATGATATAATCACACACACCTTTAGTCTCGGTGGGCCTCAAAGATGAAAACTGCATTATTAAGGTACTAGCAAGAGCTTTATCAGAAGTTGTAAACTGCTCATCGATGGCCTTAATTAGATCTTTAACTTTAGTATGCTGATTGACAGAACCACGAATACTAGCACACATTCTGGTCTTTATGAACATAATGGAGAGACGACTAGATTTCTCCCACTTTTCATAAAGATCAATTGCTTCTTTAGTGTTTTCTTTAGTTACTTTAGGTGGTTCGTCTTTCTGAATAGCATAATCAATATCTAACCATCCCAACTGCAGTAGCATTATCTCTTTCCAGACCTTATAGTTATCACCATTCAATTCAGGAATGTCATAATTGATATCAGTAGAACTCCCAGGTAAAATTGCTACAAATATAATAAATAACAAGCTTATTACTAAAGTTGAGACTTTAAACTTAACCATGCTTTACCAATGTAAATCATGCTCAAAATATGAATCTAGAGACATAAAACTTGCCTGTGGGCTGAAGGTTTACTCAATTAGATACATAAAAATTTAACTGTATGACAATACTATCAAATCATATACATCTCTTAACTCCTGCGGGTAGATTAAGAAACAAGATTCAATACATCATCCTGATTAGTCATACAAATACATACAACAAGATTCATGTGGGTAAGTCTCATTATATTACATACGACTAATCACAAATAATGTCTAGCTTCCACATGTGATTCCAAAATAAAATTCCAATCAATTAGAGATGCTGTGGCTATTCTCTAACTAATAAAATTTTGAACCACTCGACATTTAACCTTTAATATATATACTAATAACTTAATGTATATAGGGTACTGAGTATATGCAAACAAAAATTCTTAATGAAATATAGGCAGAAGTATTTTTGCATATTCATGGGATAATTATACCACAACTTTCAACCTTTTGTCATATCATAAATTCATAATCAAGTCGTGTACATATATTTTCACTAGCACTAATGTTAGAGCATGTCTAAGTAATTTTGTTACTACATGTAGTTTATACATACATACACACATGATAACAAAACGCCTCCTCCACTATCGTGACAATCGACAAAGAAATTTATGAATAAAGTAATTATTATCTAAGAGGCGAACTACTACCATGCTAAATCGGAATTTAAGGCTATGATCGAGAATCAGGCGCTCATTAAATATAACCCAAATTTGGTTCATGCGGTAATAAAGTTTCTCACCCATAGTAAAAAGTTCACAAAATACGAATATGAATGATTTAATAAGACGGTGAGAACTTTAATTAAGCAAGGCAGAGGCGAttactcgctctgataccaactgtaagttTTTATAGTCTAAAACAACATGTTCTAATCTCATAATGAACATGTATAATCTGAATGCGGAAGCGATAAAAGAGATCGATTACTTACCTCCGGCCATTGCTTGAAATATTTGATCCGTCTTAATAAATAACCCAATTCCTTATGCCCCAAATCTGACTTGGCTTCCAAACACTCAGCCTCACAATTTAGATGGTGTATTTTCTTAATGAGGTAGACTTGGTgaaccttaatcaaaataaatatgTTCCCCTTATATAGACTCTTGCCATCAAAGAGTCAACTGAACAGTTTCCTAAATTGTGAGTGGTAACTTATGGGAGACAATAGTGGAAACAAAATCCTAGGTAAATTCCACCATACAATGGACCAtcttaatttccataaaataacttaattaaatattaatataatgCTTATTTGATTTATGGAAATATCTTACATCGAGTTTATAGTTAGATCTCCCTCCGCTTTTAACATGTTTTCTGATACTGACGGGTCATCAATTATTCGATGAAACTGTATTACTACACTATCATTATTTTCGATTGACATTAATGTAAAAATTTGTAATGCATATATTGAGTGTCATGTGCGTACCATATCTTGTTAATGCATTGTTTGTCATGTGCTTACCAAATCTTGCTAATGCATAGATTGAAATCTTGTCAAACTTAACCATGTTTGCAGAGACACTGTAGTGTCTCAGTGGTAAGTCTTACAGGCAGCTGATGAAAACTCTCCCTCCCTTATAAAATAAGCTGATAAAAAccttattgtaatactacggttttctaagtccgttactcggtcgaatatggcttactcggccgagtaacgcgtcgtgtatttctggtcaggctactgtccaggaatactcggccgagtatgggaatactcgaccgagtagaggatactcggccgagtatacgctatactcgaccgagtatccggtctgacggtgattatttccgcggtttggtttagagaggattagagatAAAAACGGGATTTACAGTTTCATAATTactttttaccaaaacctaaaccttcaacgtaactctaatcatctctaatctCTCTCAAGTTCGTGGATTGCTCGTGAGTCTTGTTCATTCTTCTCTTGCGTCGATTGTGTTGGTAAGCCACTAGTTCTAGagattttgtcaatttgtcttttagggtttaccttagttttgtgatttgggggaaaagaaattttgcatgattgtgattggaattgtatggttattgttagatggagatttcgtagaggagccgttctagctGTCTTGATTGACTCGTTTCaaatttgtgctaaggtagggttttcctactcagttgattgtataattgatttaagatgcatTGTTGTAATTACTTGATATAATTGacattgttgattgattgttattggtggattggagtatggggtgttggagttgagatggttgttgatgtttgcgaggtgcgtcctcggctgaatggagtcacttgtgggagtggcttcacgcctttgattCTCCCTTTGTGGaccccgccacaagaggggatgtacacattaatgaacatgggttttcgctcgtgtgatgaacggggcttaggtgggcaaggctgccgTCCTccactggtagggctacacactttagtgtgtagtcagttatgagttATGATTGGGAGTTGGGGATTGATGGTGGAACAGCTATTTACCTTTGTTgcgttttgtcttattttgattatgcagtgaactgaccccgttgttatttggtaaaatctgtggtgatccattcgggtatggtgagcagattgtgacaggtgatgatggtctttagctatggggacgagatggggagtcaccACTTCGAGTCTATCTTCCGTTGTTACGAGTTTAACTGCTTATGACTTTAGTTGATTTGAGTATTAGCAAACAttatttgttttgatttggttttgGAACTTTGTAAACTTTAacttatatactttaataaatgttgtggaatggtttcttttgatatactaacctcgggc from Silene latifolia isolate original U9 population chromosome 3, ASM4854445v1, whole genome shotgun sequence harbors:
- the LOC141648793 gene encoding uncharacterized protein LOC141648793 — translated: MAGAILPGSSTDINYDIPELNGDNYKVWKEIMLLQLGWLDIDYAIQKDEPPKVTKENTKEAIDLYEKWEKSSRLSIMFIKTRMCASIRGSVNQHTKVKDLIKAIDEQFTTSDKALASTLIMQFSSLRPTETKGVCDYIMRMRDIAAQLTTLEVTMSDSFLVHFILCIFPPKYALFKISYNTHKDKWSINELMAMCVQEEGRLLMEEGEKVNLTVASSSKRQKDHTKDKGKGKISAEPAIKKESMCFFCKK